The Pseudomonas solani genome segment GAGGAGCAGGCCAACAACGCCCGGGTGCTGGCCGAGTTCCTCGAGGAGGAACTGGACCGCGAAGGCCCGTCCAGCTCGCCGGTGTGTTACGCCGGCGAGGCTTGAGCCTTACCAGACGCGGTACACCTGGCCGGTCTGCGCGCCCTCGGCGCTCTTCGCATAGGCCAGGGCGGCGACGGCGGCCGGCACGGCTTTGTAGCCACGGAAGAAGGGGCCGTAGGAGGGCAGGGCCTCTTCGATCACCGTGGGGCTGACGCTGTTGATGCGCAGTCCGCGGGGCAGCTCGATGGCGGCGCTTTTCACGAAGCTGTCGAGGGCACCGTTGACCATGCTCGCCGAGGAGCCGGCGCGGATCGGGTCGTCGCTGAGCACGCCCGAGGTGAGGGTGAAGGAGGCGCCGTCGTTGGCGAACTCGCGGCCGATCAGCACCAGGTTCACCTGGCCCATCAGCTTGTCCGCCAGGCCCACGGCGAACTGCGCCTCGCCCATTTCCGCCAGCGCGCCGAAGTGCACCTTGCCGGTGGCGCTGATCAGTGCGTCGAAGCGGCCGGTCTGCTCGAACAGGCGGTGGATCGACGCGGCGTCGCGGATGTCCACCTGGAAGTCGCCGCTGCTGTGGCCGACGCGGATGATCTCGTGGCGTTCCTTGAGCTCGTTGTCGATGGCCTGGCCGATGGTGCCGCTGGCGCCGATGAGGATGATCTTCATGGGTTCGATTCCTGCGTGTGTGGATGACTGAAGCCAGTGTAGAGTCGCTTTTGTTGTCGATAATCCAGACAATCGGAAACCTGTGGTTCTCATATGGAAACAGTGAGGGGCTCCCATGAGCGAGATGGATGACCTGGCGGCCTTCGCCGTTCTGCTGGAGGCGGGCAGCTTCACCCGCGCCGCCGAGCGCCTGGGCTGCAGCAAGGGGCAGTTGTCCAAGCGCATGCGCCAGCTGGAGCAGGGCCTCGGCGCCACCCTGCTGCATCGCACCACGCGACGGCTGGACCTTACCGCCGCCGGCGCCGCGCTGCTGCCCGAGGCCCAGGCGCTGCTGGCCCAGGCCACTCGGGCGCGCCAGGCGGTGCAGCGCCTGCAGGAAGACATCAGTGGGCGGGTGCGCATCACGGTGCCGGTGTCCCTGGGCGAGACCTTCTTCGATGCGCTGTTGCTGGAGTTCACCCGCCGTCATCCCGACGTGCGGGTGGAGCTGGACCTGAGCAACAGCTACCGCGACCTGGTGGGGGAGGGCTATGACCTGGGGGTGCGCTCCGGTCCGCACCTGGACGAGCGCCTGGTGGCGCGGCCGCTGTTCTCCCTGGAGGAGATCACCTGCGCCGCGCCCGCGTACCTGGCCCGC includes the following:
- a CDS encoding short chain dehydrogenase; protein product: MKIILIGASGTIGQAIDNELKERHEIIRVGHSSGDFQVDIRDAASIHRLFEQTGRFDALISATGKVHFGALAEMGEAQFAVGLADKLMGQVNLVLIGREFANDGASFTLTSGVLSDDPIRAGSSASMVNGALDSFVKSAAIELPRGLRINSVSPTVIEEALPSYGPFFRGYKAVPAAVAALAYAKSAEGAQTGQVYRVW
- a CDS encoding LysR family transcriptional regulator — its product is MSEMDDLAAFAVLLEAGSFTRAAERLGCSKGQLSKRMRQLEQGLGATLLHRTTRRLDLTAAGAALLPEAQALLAQATRARQAVQRLQEDISGRVRITVPVSLGETFFDALLLEFTRRHPDVRVELDLSNSYRDLVGEGYDLGVRSGPHLDERLVARPLFSLEEITCAAPAYLARHGEPQAPADLAGHQCLLNTHYAGFEEWLYHRQHQLERVSVAGNLASNHYSLLKKAALSGAGIARLPSYMLHDELADGRLVWLLRGYQTRQSPVFLVHPFQGGLPRRTQVLMDYLLDWFERSRRALDRLGL